Within the Staphylococcus argenteus genome, the region ATAAATTTAACACGTCCATTAAGTGCATCCTCAATGTCTTTTAATTTAATAGCAGCCGCTAGTACACTAGCCATATGAATGTCATGACCACATGCATGCATAACGCCTTCATTTTCAGATTTAAAGTCTTGATTTACCAGCTCTTGAATAGGCAGTGCATCAATATCGGCTCTTATAGCTACACAACTTGAACCTTGACCAATTTCAGCAACAAGCCCAGTTTTAAGCGGTAAATCTAACACCGTAATATGATGTTCAGTTAAAATATCCTTAATTTTTTGAGTTGTATTAAACTCCTGTTCCGACAATTCTGGATGTTGGTGAAAGTATCTTCGCCATTCAATAACACGATTATTAGCTCCCATCATCAATTCACTCCCTTAATGATTAAAAATATATGTTTATCATAGTCTTCATTTGTTTGATTATTAAGCGATAGTTTTATTTACTTAAAATTCCCTATAATATGCAACTATTATTATCATCGTATCATTATTGTCAAATTATTCTTACAATTTCTAAATTTGCATCACTATAAAAACAACACAAAAAAGCTCTAAACATCAAATCTTATCAATGCTTAGAGCTTTATATTTATTTATGATTTAAAAGATAACGTGTTATCTACAATAACTTTACCGTCTTTGATTACTTTTTCAGCGTGATTAATACCAAAATGATACGGAATATATTCATGGTTTGGCGCATCCCAAATAACTAAATTAGCCTTATCACCTTTATTGATAGTACCCGCGTCAAGGTCTATTGCTTTAGCAGCATTGACTGTTACAGCATTCCATACTTCACTAGGTGAAAGCTTTAATTTTAATGCTGCAATGGCCATAACAAGTTGCAAGTTATTCGTTACACTGCTGCCTGGATTATAATCAGTAGCTAGTGCGATGGCACCATTATTGTCAAGCATGCCTCTTGCATCTGCGTAATCTTCTTTACCTAAATAGAACGTCGTTGCAGGTAAGAGGACAGCTACAGTATCACTGTTCCGCAATTTTTCTTTACCTATGTCACTCGAAGCTACTAAGTGATCAGCTGATATCGCTTGCTCATCAATAGCTAATTCTAATCCACCTAACGGATCAATTTCATCAGCATGGATTTTCACTTTAAAGCCTGCTTCTTTCGCTTTGTCCATATAGTATTTTGACTGCTCTATTGTAAACACACCTGTTTCACAAAAAATATCTGCAAAGTCTGCATATTGTTTTACTTCTGGAAGTAAGTCAATCATCTCTTCTAAAAATGCTTCATTTGACTCTGCTTCCTTTGGTACAGCATGTGGTCCTAAGAATGTATGCTTCATATCTAAGTTATATTTCTCTGCTAAGCGATTAGAAACTTTCAATTGTTTCAGTTCATTTTCTTTATCTAAGCCATAACCGCTCTTACTTTCAACTGCAAGCACACCGTGTTTAATCATAGTTAGCAAGTCATGCTCTGCTTTTTTAAATAAATCATCTTCAGAAGTCTCTCTAGTAGCTTTAACTGTTGATAAAATACCGCCACCCATTTCCAATATTTCCAAGTAAGACTTACCTTGACGTTTTAATGACATCTCATGTTCTCTAGAACCACCAAATGTTAAATGTGTATGTGCATCTACTAATGCTGGGGACACTACCTTCCCACTAGCATCAATCGTTTCAGTCGCATCATAGTCATTTGTATGTGGTCCCGCATAAACAATCTTTCCATTTTTAATAACAACTGTGCCATTTTTTACAACGTTTAAATCATTTAATTCTTTACCCTTCAATGGTTTATCTGTTGATTTTGGCAAAACCAATTCTGCTATATGATTTATTATTAAATCATTCATTATTTATCACCTGCTTCATCAATCATTGGAATATGAATACCTTTTTCCTTAGCTGTTTGAATCGCAATATCATAACCTGCATCAACATGTCGAGCAACACCCATACCTGGATCAGTAGTAAGTACACGTCCTAGCCTTCTTTCAGCACGTTCTGTACCATCAGCAACAACAACCATACCGGCATGTAATGAATAACCCATTCCAACACCACCACCATGATGGAATGAAATCCATGAACCACCTGCTGCTGTGTTGATTAAAGCATTCAATACTGCCCAATCCCCAACTGCATCACTGCCATCTTTCATGCTTTCAGTTTCACGGTTTGGACTCGCAACTGACCCTGCATCCAAATGATCTCGTCCAATAACAATTGGTGCTGAAATTTCACCGTCACGTACAAGTCTATTTAATGCTAAACCCATTTTCGCTCTTTCACCATAGCCTAACCAAGCTATACGAGATGGTAGACCTTGATATGCAATTTTTTCTTCAGCCAAATCTAACCATCTTAATAGTTTTTCATTTTCTGGGAAAAGTTTACGCATTTCTTCATCGGCACGTTCAATATCTTTTGGATCACCACTTAACGCAGCAAATCGGAATGGCCCTTTACCTTCACAGAATAATGGTCTAATGTAAGCTGGTACAAATCCTGGGAAATCAAAAGCATTTTCTACACCATTATTGTATGCCACTTGACGAATATTATTTCCATAATCAAATGCTACAGCTCCTCGTTTTTGGAATTCTAGCATTAATTCAACATGTTTTGCCATTGATGCTTGAGAAAGTTCCACGTATTTTTTAGGGTCTTTTTCACGTAATTCTTTCGCTTCTGCTACAGAGTAACCTTGTGGCACATATCCATTTAATGGGTCGTGAGCACTTGTTTGGTCTGTAATAATATCAATTTTGAATCCTTTATCTAAAATCGCTTGATGAATATCTACTGCATTGCCAACCAATCCAATGGATAGTCCTTCGCCACGTTCTTTCGCTTCTTGCGCTAATTTTAATGCTTCATCTAAATCTGCTGTTTTAACATCACAGTACTTCGTATCAATTCGTTTATCAACACGTGTTTCATCAACATCAACACAAATTGCAACACCATGATTCATTGTAATTGCAAGTGGTTGTGCACCACCCATACCACCTAAACCAGCTGTCAATGTTACTGTACCTGCTAAATCTCCATTAAAATGTTGATTACCTAACTCTGCAAATGTCTCATAAGTACCTTGCACAATTCCTTGAGAACCAATATAAATCCAACTACCAGCTGTCATTTGTCCATACATGATTAAGCCCTTTTTATCTAATTCATTAAAGTGATCCCAGTTTGCCCATTCTGGTACTAATACTGAGTTTGAAATTAGCACACGCGGTGCCTCTTCATGCGTTTTAAATACAGCAACTGGTTTCCCAGATTGTACTAACATCGTTTCATCAGCTTCTAGTTCACGTAACGTTTTTTCAATTGCTTCAAATGATTCCCAGTTACGTGCAGCTTTACCAATGCCGCCATAAACCACTAAATCTTCAGGTCTTTCAGCAACTTCTGGATCTAAATTGTT harbors:
- the hutI gene encoding imidazolonepropionase, with product MNDLIINHIAELVLPKSTDKPLKGKELNDLNVVKNGTVVIKNGKIVYAGPHTNDYDATETIDASGKVVSPALVDAHTHLTFGGSREHEMSLKRQGKSYLEILEMGGGILSTVKATRETSEDDLFKKAEHDLLTMIKHGVLAVESKSGYGLDKENELKQLKVSNRLAEKYNLDMKHTFLGPHAVPKEAESNEAFLEEMIDLLPEVKQYADFADIFCETGVFTIEQSKYYMDKAKEAGFKVKIHADEIDPLGGLELAIDEQAISADHLVASSDIGKEKLRNSDTVAVLLPATTFYLGKEDYADARGMLDNNGAIALATDYNPGSSVTNNLQLVMAIAALKLKLSPSEVWNAVTVNAAKAIDLDAGTINKGDKANLVIWDAPNHEYIPYHFGINHAEKVIKDGKVIVDNTLSFKS
- the hutU gene encoding urocanate hydratase — translated: MRKIQAKKGLSIECKGWEQEAVLRMLYNNLDPEVAERPEDLVVYGGIGKAARNWESFEAIEKTLRELEADETMLVQSGKPVAVFKTHEEAPRVLISNSVLVPEWANWDHFNELDKKGLIMYGQMTAGSWIYIGSQGIVQGTYETFAELGNQHFNGDLAGTVTLTAGLGGMGGAQPLAITMNHGVAICVDVDETRVDKRIDTKYCDVKTADLDEALKLAQEAKERGEGLSIGLVGNAVDIHQAILDKGFKIDIITDQTSAHDPLNGYVPQGYSVAEAKELREKDPKKYVELSQASMAKHVELMLEFQKRGAVAFDYGNNIRQVAYNNGVENAFDFPGFVPAYIRPLFCEGKGPFRFAALSGDPKDIERADEEMRKLFPENEKLLRWLDLAEEKIAYQGLPSRIAWLGYGERAKMGLALNRLVRDGEISAPIVIGRDHLDAGSVASPNRETESMKDGSDAVGDWAVLNALINTAAGGSWISFHHGGGVGMGYSLHAGMVVVADGTERAERRLGRVLTTDPGMGVARHVDAGYDIAIQTAKEKGIHIPMIDEAGDK